Proteins co-encoded in one Apteryx mantelli isolate bAptMan1 chromosome 4, bAptMan1.hap1, whole genome shotgun sequence genomic window:
- the SLC17A6 gene encoding vesicular glutamate transporter 2: METVKQRILTPGKEGLKNFAGKSLGQLYRVLEKRQKPGDTIELTEDGKPVEVPEKKAPLCDCTCFGLPRRYIIAIMSGLGFCISFGIRCNLGVAIVDMVNNSTIHRGGKIIKEKAKFNWDPETVGMIHGSFFWGYIITQIPGGYISSRLAANRVFGAAILLTSSLNMLIPSAARVHYGCVIFVRILQGLVEGVTYPACHGIWSKWAPPLERSRLATTSFCGSYAGAVIAMPLAGILVQYTGWSSVFYVYGSFGIVWYMFWLLVSYESPAAHPTITDEERRYIEESIGESANLLGAMEKYKTPWRKFFTSMPVYAIIVANFCRSWTFYLLLISQPAYFEEVFGFEISKVGILSAVPHLVMTIIVPIGGQIADFLRSKQILSTTTVRKIMNCGGFGMEATLLLVVGYSHSKGVAISFLVLAVGFSGFAISGFNVNHLDIAPRYASILMGISNGVGTLSGMVCPIIVGAMTKNKTREEWQYVFLIAALVHYGGVIFYGIFASGEKQPWADPEQTSEEKCGFIHEDELDEETGDITQNYVNYGTTKSYGATTQVNGGWPNGWEKKEEFVQEEVRDSYNYKEGDYS; this comes from the exons GGTCTTGGAGAAGAGGCAGAAGCCCGGGGACACCATCGAGCTGACGGAGGATGGGAAGCCCGTGGAAGTGCCCGAGAAGAAAGCCCCGCTGTGCGACTGCACCTGCTTCGGGCTGCCCCGGAGGTACATCATTGCCATCATGAGTGGACTgggattctgcatttcctttggcATCCGATGTAACTTGGGAGTGGCCATCGTGGACATGGTCAATAATAGCACCATACACCGCGGAGGAAAAATTATTAAAGAG AAAGCGAAGTTCAACTGGGACCCTGAAACAGTCGGCATGATCCACGGCTCTTTTTTCTGGGGATACATAATCACCCAAATCCCCGGCGGCTATATCTCGTCCCGACTGGCAGCTAACAG AGTGTTTGGTGCTGCTATATTGCTGACATCCTCCCTCAATATGTTAATACCATCTGCAGCCAGGGTGCATTATGGGTGTGTCATCTTTGTTAGGATCTTGCAGGGCCTTGTAGAG GGGGTCACCTACCCTGCCTGCCATGGCATCTGGAGCAAGTGGGCCCCTCCACTGGAAAGAAGTAGGTTAGCAACCACTTCCTTTTGTG GTTCCTATGCAGGAGCTGTCATTGCAATGCCTTTAGCGGGAATTCTAGTTCAATATACCGGGTGGTCTTCTGTGTTCTATGTGTACG GGAGCTTTGGTATAGTCTGGTATATGTTTTGGCTTTTGGTTTCATATGAGAGTCCCGCAGCGCATCCTACGATCACAGATGAAGAAAGGAGATATATAGAGGAAAGCATTGGAGAGAGTGCCAACCTCCTAGGTGCAATGGAA aaatACAAGACTCCATGGAGAAAATTTTTTACATCTATGCCAGTCTATGCAATAATTGTTGCAAACTTCTGTAGAAGCTGGACTTTTTACTTGTTACTTATTAGTCAGCCTGCTTACTTTGAGGAAGTGTTTGGATTTGAAATAAGCAAG GTGGGTATCTTATCTGCTGTGCCACATTTAGTGATGACAATTATTGTGCCTATTGGGGGACAAATTGCAGACTTTTTAAGAAGCAAACAGATTCTTTCAACCACTACTGTGAGAAAGATAATGAACTGTGGAG GTTTTGGTATGGAAGCAACTCTTCTTCTGGTGGTGGGATATTCTCATAGCAAAGGAGTGGCTATTTCATTCTTAGTGCTTGCTGTAGGCTTTAGTGGATTCGCCATATCTG GTTTCAATGTCAACCATTTAGACATTGCCCCAAGGTATGCCAGCATCTTAATGGGGATTTCTAATGGAGTCGGGACCTTGTCTGGAATGGTTTGCCCTATAATTGTTGGAGCAATGACAAAGAACAAG ACACGTGAAGAATGGCAGTATGTCTTCCTTATTGCTGCTTTAGTTCATTATGGAGGAGTTATATTCTATGGTATATTTGCTTCAGGGGAGAAACAACCCTGGGCAGACCCTGAGCAGACAAGTGAAGAGAAATGTGGCTTTATTCATGAAGATGAACTTGATGAAGAGACAGGGGACATTACTCAGAATTATGTAAATTATGGTACCACCAAGTCTTATGGTGCTACAACCCAGGTCAACGGTGGCTGGCCTAATGGctgggagaaaaaagaggaatttGTACAAGAGGAAGTACGAGACTCATACAACTACAAGGAAGGAGATTATTCATAA